A window from Apostichopus japonicus isolate 1M-3 chromosome 2, ASM3797524v1, whole genome shotgun sequence encodes these proteins:
- the LOC139978947 gene encoding uncharacterized protein: protein MAVHHQHYRLPSSTLEKAKVAKLLMAVDSGKSSNFVGRTLDEISLDEIELTQVLEEEGETIEQNEKMDKMTSEIPEHSEQMCYRAKDAQPSTSKTERKPKNTSGIPRKWPEEDKDILTKHFKKYIKRGTLPGKDKILVCMENYPANFSGRTWKNIKDCIRNISSSLKLPSI, encoded by the exons ATGGCTGTTCACCATCAACATTATAGGCTTCCAAGCAGCACCCTAGAAAAGGCAAAAGTAGCAAAACTACTCATGGCAGTCGACTCGGGCaagtcttcaaattttgttgggAGGACCTTAGACGAGATCTCGTTGGACGAAATAG AACTTACTCAGGTCTTGGAGGAGGAAGGTGAAACAATTGAGCAGAATGAAAAGATGGATAAAATGACTTCAG aaattcctgaacattctGAACAGATGTGTTATAGAGCTAAGGATGCTCAGCCAAGTACCTCAAAAACAGAAAGGAAACCAAAAAACACTTCCG GCATTCCAAGAAAGTGGCCAGAAGAAGACAAGGATATTTTAACTAAACACTTCAAGAAATACATCAAGAGAGGGACCCTTCCTGGAAAGGATAAGATTTTAGTATGCATGGAAAATTATCCAGCCAATTTTTCAGGAAGGACCTGGAAAAACATTAAGGATTGCATTAGAAACATTTCATCATCATTAAAACTGCCAAGCATTTAG